In Halomicrobium zhouii, the sequence CGACCATGATCGGCATCCGACCGATCTTGGTCTCGGTCTGGTCGACGACGCGTTCCTCTTCCTCCTCGCCGCCCTTGATGATCGCCATCTCCATGAAGACGGGCGCGGAGTACGTGATGTTGCGCAGGCGCGCCTCCTGGGGATAGAGCAGTTCTTCGCTCCCGTCGGCTTCTCGCACGCGCGGGGTGACGACGCGGACGTCGCCGAGTTCGACGTAGACGGGCTCTTGCCCCTCCTTGTCGCCGATGTCCGTGTCGATGGTCTCCTTCTCGTCGACGACCTCCTGCATGCCGCGGTTGAGGAAGGCGTTGAACGAGCGGAAGTGGTGCTCTGCGAGTCGCTCACGGGAGAAGTACTCGCGCGAGATCGCGCGGTGGTCGGCGGTGTCCATCTATTCCACCACCAGTCGATAGACGACTGCCTGGTCGGTCGTCCGCGAGTCCCGGGTCACTCTGACGACGTCGCCCACGCTGGCCTCGTCGGGGGCCGCGGGGTCGAGTCGCTGTAGCTTCGGGAGGTCTGTTTTCTTGATGTCGTACTCCTCGAGCACGTCTTCGATCTCCTCGTCGTCGACGACGGTGTGGTCTGGGACGAGTTCGTGTTGGCTTACATCTACCATGGTTTGTGTGGCCGGTGAGTGGAGAAGGTTGCAGTCACGAGATACTACAGGTCGCTATTGACCACACCCATGTAACGCTTACGAAGTAAGTCTGCCGTGGCTATCCGACCCCGGTGGTCGGCCGAGCGTCTTACCCAGCCATAGGACTATCTCACTCATAGTAGTTTGGGTTACCCGGATTCGTGGAATTTGTGGCTCACGGCGCGTCTCTGGACTGATTTCGGCCGATACCTCCGATCCCACGGGGGTCGCCGGGGTGCCGACTGGACGACAGGAATCCCGATTCGACCGCGCCAGCGGCCACTGTCGATCCGCCAGGACTCCGAACCCGTCTGTGGTTCCGATTCTGCGACCGATCGGCCCACCGGGCGTGTTTTCATTCCCCACGACACCGCCCCACAATGGCGCCGTTTTTGAGAAGCCTTAAGTATAACACCGGGATACCTGTGAGTGAAGCCCGGATGGTGTAGTGGCCCATCATACGACCCTGTCACGGTCGTGACGCGGGTTCAAATCCCGCTCCGGGCGTTTCCTACTGCGAACAATTCCGGCGAGCACCGCGTAGCGTGTGCTCGCCCTCGTGAGCAGTGAAACGACCTCAGAAGGGATTTGAACCCTGCCAGTCGCGCACAGCGAACGGAGTGAGCGAGCACGTCTGGCTCCGGTTCAAATTCCGAAGCGGCGCCGCCGCTTCGACCTTCGCGAACCCTCCGGGTTCGCTCAGTCCCGCTCCGGGCGTCCTTTTGCGACGAACTAATTCGACGAGCACCGCGTAGCGTGTGCTCGACGGCCAGTAGCGTTATTTTGCAGGAGACGACTGGCTACGAAGACGACAGATGGCGGGGAATTCCGACGAGTACGACGTCCCTGAGACGAGCACGGACCTGCTCCCGAAACGACTGTACCTCGCGGAGGTACTGCTGATCCCGTTCTTCTGGTTCGGGCCGCTGCTGGCGCTCGTCCTGGGCGGCGTGATGGCTCTGGACGTGAAGCGTCTCCATCGGCGATACGGCGTCGAGTACGGCGACATCCGGTACGCGTTCTACCTCTGTCCGCTCGCGATCGGGCACGTCGGGTCGCTGGCGTACCGAACGCAGCGCCGCCAGCAGCTACTCGAATCGCGTGGGTTCGAGCCGTCGGTGCTGTCCCGGACGCTGAAGCGTCGCGGGACGAACCAGAACTACGTCCTCGCCGGCTGGTTCTGCCTGCAACTGGCGACGGTGATCGCGCTCGTCGTCGTCCCTGGAGAGATGGCGACCGTCGTCGACGTGTTCGCGGTCGCGACCGTGCTGGCGTTCGCCGTGGACCTGGTCGTCGGGCCGGTACTCGTGTGGTGGGACGTCCGTTCGGTGCGGGAGATCGAGACCGTGTCCTGGGGGTGGACGCGGTACCTCCACGTGCTCGTGAGCGCGTTGCCGTTCGGTATCTTCGTCTATCTCGTCCAGCGACTGGCCCACGTTCAGTGTGCGGTGATCGTCGAGCTGTGGGACGAGGACCCGGCGGAGTTTCGAGTGCCCGCGTCAGAGAAGGGACGGCTGGAGCGGCTCAACGACCGCATTCAGGCTATCTTTGCCTGATAGTGGTGGTCCAGCCCTGGGCCCCCGGCCCCGACTCCCCGTACTGCGGCTCTCGGCACCCCGACGCCGTTATCACTCGATTCGAAGAGTAGTTGGAATTCTAATCTATGGAAAATCGACGGACATCTGTCTAATTCCGGGTGTAATTGGCATGCAACGGACGGCAACCTTTTCAACAGTGAATATGCAATCCTGACGTAATGGGCAACCAGGGGTGGGATACGTCGTACGGTGCCGTGAGGATCACGGCCGCGTACGTACTCCTGAGCGGGGCCTGGATACTCTTCTCTGACTGGGTGATCGGCGTGCTCTTTCAGGACGCAGCGAACCTGCGCATCGGTCAGACGGTGAAGGGGCTGGTGTTCGTCGCGCTGTCGGGACTCCTCATCTTCTGGCTCGTCCGTCGCGAGCAGCGACGGCTCGCCGCGACGAACGAGAGCCTCGAACGGACGGTGGCGCACGCGACAGTGCTCCATCGGCTGTTACGGCACAATCTGCGGAACAGCTGTGACGTGATCCAGAACAACGTCGACCTGCTGCAGTCTGGACGGGGAGACCCCGCGGCGAACCACGAACGCATCCAGCGCCAGGCGGCGAACCTGTCCAACATCGCCGCGAAGTCCCAGCACCTCCGGGACGTGGTGTTCGACGACCGGACCGAATCGATCGAACAGGACCTGACGGCGGTCGTCGAGGAGGCGGTCGCGGCGGCGCGCGAGGAATTTCCAGCGGCCACGTTCGAACTCGAGCCGTCGCCGTCCCAGCGAGTCGTCGCCCACCCGCGGCTCTCCATCGCCGTCGAGGAGTTGCTCGGCA encodes:
- a CDS encoding DNA-directed RNA polymerase subunit H; protein product: MVDVSQHELVPDHTVVDDEEIEDVLEEYDIKKTDLPKLQRLDPAAPDEASVGDVVRVTRDSRTTDQAVVYRLVVE
- a CDS encoding sensor histidine kinase — its product is MGNQGWDTSYGAVRITAAYVLLSGAWILFSDWVIGVLFQDAANLRIGQTVKGLVFVALSGLLIFWLVRREQRRLAATNESLERTVAHATVLHRLLRHNLRNSCDVIQNNVDLLQSGRGDPAANHERIQRQAANLSNIAAKSQHLRDVVFDDRTESIEQDLTAVVEEAVAAAREEFPAATFELEPSPSQRVVAHPRLSIAVEELLGNAVVHQADRGPNVTVSLDREGDEAVVRITDDGPGIPDIERAVLEDGVEDALTHSRGLGLWVVRFIVTASGGSLSVPLTNSDGTVVSIRLPVAGA